A genomic stretch from Vibrio coralliilyticus includes:
- a CDS encoding TRAP transporter large permease, with amino-acid sequence MVGIVMFFVALFALLLGFPVAFTFGGIALIFGVWAEGMDMFAFMPYRIQSIMENTVLMAVPLFVFMGLVLQKTRLAEQLLESMGKLFGGVRGGIAISTVLVGALLAASTGVVGASVVAMGLISLPVMLKYNYDKGLACGTICASGTLGQIIPPSIVLILLGDVLGVPVGDLFQAAVWPGLVLVGAYVLYILIYAKLNPEAAQPIPRDESVSRKQEVITALKAVIPPLALIVVVLGSIFAGVATPTESAALGGAGAIVLSLLYKQFSWNMVYEASKETVKVTAMVFAILLGATAFSMAFTYTGGDYLVEEWMLQIPGEKWGFLIITMLVILVLGFFIDFVEICFIIVPIIAPVAEIMGINMTWFAILIAMNLQTSFLTPPFGFSLFYLKGVAPKGVTTRDIYRGVMPFIGIQILVLASLLVFPGFYGM; translated from the coding sequence ATGGTCGGTATTGTAATGTTTTTTGTTGCCTTGTTTGCTTTACTGCTTGGCTTCCCAGTTGCGTTCACCTTTGGTGGTATTGCATTGATATTCGGCGTCTGGGCCGAAGGCATGGATATGTTTGCTTTCATGCCATATCGCATCCAATCCATCATGGAAAACACGGTATTGATGGCAGTGCCATTGTTCGTTTTCATGGGTTTGGTTCTGCAAAAAACACGTCTAGCGGAACAGCTGCTTGAATCCATGGGTAAGTTGTTTGGCGGTGTGCGCGGTGGTATCGCGATTTCTACCGTGTTAGTGGGTGCTTTGCTGGCGGCTTCTACAGGCGTTGTTGGTGCCTCTGTTGTAGCAATGGGGCTTATCTCTCTGCCAGTTATGCTTAAGTACAACTACGATAAAGGGTTAGCGTGCGGAACGATTTGTGCCTCAGGTACGTTAGGTCAAATCATTCCACCGTCTATCGTCTTAATCCTTCTTGGCGATGTGTTAGGTGTTCCTGTTGGGGATTTGTTTCAGGCAGCGGTTTGGCCGGGTCTCGTTTTAGTTGGCGCTTACGTTCTCTATATTCTGATTTACGCCAAACTCAATCCAGAAGCTGCGCAGCCTATTCCTCGTGATGAGTCGGTAAGCCGTAAGCAGGAAGTCATCACTGCGCTTAAAGCTGTGATCCCGCCACTTGCGCTTATCGTAGTGGTACTCGGCTCCATCTTTGCTGGTGTCGCGACACCAACAGAATCTGCCGCGCTTGGTGGAGCAGGTGCGATAGTGCTATCTCTGCTTTACAAGCAATTCAGCTGGAACATGGTGTACGAAGCGTCGAAAGAGACGGTCAAAGTAACCGCTATGGTGTTTGCGATTCTGCTCGGTGCCACAGCGTTCTCCATGGCATTCACCTACACGGGCGGTGACTACCTAGTTGAAGAGTGGATGCTACAAATACCGGGGGAAAAATGGGGCTTTCTGATCATCACTATGTTGGTGATTCTGGTTCTGGGCTTCTTCATCGACTTTGTGGAAATCTGTTTTATCATCGTTCCAATCATCGCACCCGTTGCCGAGATTATGGGTATAAACATGACTTGGTTTGCGATCTTGATTGCGATGAACCTGCAGACCTCCTTCTTGACCCCACCATTTGGTTTCAGCCTGTTTTATCTCAAAGGTGTAGCACCAAAAGGGGTGACAACTCGAGATATATATCGAGGCGTGATGCCATTCATCGGTATTCAGATCCTCGTTCTGGCGTCACTGTTAGTCTTCCCTGGATTCTATGGAATGTGA
- a CDS encoding cache domain-containing protein, with translation MPLKAKLILLSLLPLLLVMALTSWIAIYQTKTLGDKEVKIFHSSLIKSKESALKDLVDLAFDAIEHIYNDPNIEEHQAKEQVKAIISRLQYGTDGYFFVYDKNGTNLVHPIMPELVGQNLLHIQDENGNHLIESLLAQAKSGGGFHQYLWQKPSTGESVPKLSYAAWLSKWNWMIGTGLYIEDVTEEVANLQLAVNDNIETTFFSLIVIVVVTVAVILVLTLAVNLHEHRLADKSLKELAHKTVMFQEDEKKHLARELHDGINQLLISSKCHLELLGTKLDDETQKQHLAKSQNSLMTAINEVRHISHQLRPSALDDIGLEAAMTTLLTDFKAHSGVNVEASLSTSQSRLKSEVATTLYRVAQESLTNIEKHSQAKQVTVILQQLGDMLQLIIRDDGVGFDVGSTLRKSGIGLRNMRERVEFLGGDFELESEPGFGTEITVLLKLDGLIYG, from the coding sequence ATGCCTCTAAAAGCTAAGTTGATTTTGTTGAGCTTGTTACCGCTGTTGTTAGTGATGGCGCTGACAAGTTGGATCGCTATCTACCAAACCAAAACGCTGGGTGATAAAGAAGTGAAGATCTTCCACTCCAGCCTCATTAAGTCAAAAGAATCGGCGCTCAAGGATCTGGTGGATTTGGCCTTTGATGCCATTGAGCACATCTATAACGATCCTAATATCGAAGAGCATCAGGCCAAGGAGCAGGTCAAAGCGATCATCAGTCGTCTGCAATATGGAACTGATGGCTACTTCTTTGTTTACGACAAGAACGGGACCAATCTAGTTCACCCAATTATGCCCGAATTGGTGGGGCAAAACCTACTACACATTCAGGATGAAAACGGCAACCACTTAATTGAATCTTTATTGGCGCAGGCAAAATCCGGTGGCGGTTTTCATCAGTATTTGTGGCAAAAGCCATCCACAGGAGAAAGCGTTCCTAAATTGAGTTACGCGGCTTGGTTAAGCAAATGGAACTGGATGATTGGTACGGGCTTGTACATTGAAGATGTCACTGAAGAAGTGGCAAACCTCCAATTAGCGGTCAACGACAATATTGAGACGACCTTCTTTTCACTTATTGTGATTGTTGTGGTGACCGTCGCGGTGATTCTGGTTTTGACATTAGCGGTCAATTTACATGAGCATCGACTGGCGGATAAGAGCTTAAAAGAGCTGGCGCATAAAACTGTGATGTTTCAGGAAGATGAAAAAAAGCATTTAGCGAGGGAGCTTCACGATGGTATTAACCAGCTTCTGATCTCAAGCAAATGCCATTTGGAGTTGCTTGGCACTAAACTTGATGACGAAACACAAAAGCAGCATCTAGCTAAGTCGCAGAATTCTCTCATGACAGCGATTAATGAAGTTCGACATATTTCGCATCAGTTAAGGCCTAGTGCGCTGGATGATATCGGCCTTGAGGCTGCGATGACGACTCTGCTGACGGACTTTAAAGCGCATTCTGGCGTCAATGTTGAGGCGTCATTGTCAACCAGTCAGAGCAGGCTAAAATCAGAGGTAGCAACCACGCTTTACCGGGTAGCGCAGGAGTCGCTGACCAATATAGAGAAGCACTCTCAAGCGAAGCAGGTGACGGTAATCCTGCAGCAATTGGGTGACATGCTTCAACTGATCATACGTGATGATGGTGTCGGGTTTGATGTAGGCTCAACGCTAAGAAAGTCGGGTATTGGTTTACGCAATATGCGTGAGCGAGTAGAGTTTTTGGGTGGCGATTTTGAGCTTGAAAGCGAACCAGGGTTTGGTACAGAGATTACCGTTCTGTTGAAATTAGATGGATTAATATATGGATAA
- a CDS encoding response regulator: protein MDKPIKVVIVDDHQVVLDGFIARLQLEPEIEVIGSASNGLEAVEKVKELTPDVVLMDVSMPLMNGIDATRLIKEELPEIKVLMLTMHDNREYIMKVMQAGAVGYMLKEICARRMVQAIKTVYQGSTYFCESVTQTLFSQEVIPAAQKPNPLSRREEAVLKLVAEGNSSKKIAALLSISYRTVETHRQNIKQKLDIHSTAELAKYAVEQGLLG from the coding sequence ATGGATAAACCGATCAAAGTGGTGATAGTCGACGATCACCAGGTCGTCTTAGATGGATTTATCGCTCGGCTCCAACTGGAACCAGAAATAGAGGTGATTGGCTCGGCCAGCAATGGCTTGGAGGCGGTTGAAAAGGTTAAGGAGCTAACGCCAGACGTTGTGTTGATGGATGTGAGTATGCCATTAATGAACGGCATCGATGCCACGCGTCTGATTAAGGAAGAGTTGCCAGAGATTAAGGTGTTGATGCTGACCATGCATGATAACCGCGAATACATCATGAAGGTGATGCAGGCTGGCGCGGTTGGTTACATGCTGAAAGAGATTTGTGCCCGTCGGATGGTGCAGGCGATTAAAACGGTCTATCAAGGCTCGACCTATTTTTGCGAATCCGTGACACAGACTTTGTTTTCTCAAGAAGTGATTCCCGCTGCGCAAAAACCTAACCCTCTCAGTCGACGCGAGGAAGCCGTTCTTAAATTGGTTGCGGAAGGAAACAGTAGTAAGAAAATCGCCGCTTTGCTGAGTATTAGTTACCGCACCGTGGAAACCCATCGGCAAAACATTAAGCAGAAGCTAGATATACACAGCACTGCAGAGCTTGCCAAATATGCTGTCGAACAAGGGCTATTGGGTTAG
- a CDS encoding DOPA 4,5-dioxygenase family protein, translated as MTYPKNIHQDYHAHVYFDAYSNDFASDLRDQISREFALSVGRFNQKLVGPHTMWSFSVTFTADDFDVLIPWLDKSRGELPVLVHALTGNDLKDHTEFAYWLGKPVELDLSSL; from the coding sequence ATGACTTATCCAAAAAATATCCATCAAGATTACCATGCACATGTCTATTTTGACGCCTACAGCAACGATTTCGCTTCTGACTTGAGGGATCAAATCAGCCGTGAGTTTGCTTTGTCTGTCGGGCGATTTAATCAGAAACTGGTTGGCCCTCATACCATGTGGAGCTTTTCTGTGACGTTTACGGCGGATGACTTTGATGTTTTAATCCCTTGGTTAGATAAATCCCGTGGGGAGTTACCGGTTTTGGTTCACGCATTGACGGGTAATGACCTCAAAGATCATACCGAATTTGCTTATTGGTTGGGCAAACCTGTTGAGTTGGATCTCTCTTCGCTTTAG
- a CDS encoding Dps family protein, translating into MTNQINLIGLNNEKSQVLATELNALLAHYQVLYMNTRGYHWNIKGQQFFELHLKFEEIYTDLQTKIDELAERILTIGSAPDHSFSQYLAKSGIEEHQNATTGKECVRGLVHSFSTLLTQQRAILNQAEEAEDEGTAALMGDYIREQEKLMWMLNAYLQ; encoded by the coding sequence ATGACAAACCAAATTAACTTAATTGGCCTAAACAACGAAAAATCACAAGTACTGGCGACCGAGTTGAATGCGTTGTTAGCGCACTATCAAGTGCTTTATATGAACACCCGCGGTTATCACTGGAACATCAAAGGTCAGCAATTCTTTGAACTGCATTTGAAATTTGAAGAGATCTACACCGATCTTCAAACCAAAATTGATGAGCTAGCAGAGCGTATTCTGACTATTGGCTCAGCGCCAGACCACAGTTTTAGCCAGTATTTAGCAAAGAGTGGCATTGAAGAACACCAAAATGCGACAACAGGTAAAGAATGTGTGAGAGGTCTTGTTCATAGTTTTAGCACGTTACTGACTCAGCAACGCGCGATTTTAAACCAAGCAGAAGAAGCAGAAGATGAAGGTACGGCAGCCCTGATGGGAGACTATATTCGAGAGCAAGAAAAGCTGATGTGGATGCTTAACGCCTATTTGCAGTAA
- a CDS encoding basic amino acid/polyamine antiporter, with the protein MNNKLGLSSLTAIVIGSMIGAGVFSLPQNMASVASPAAVMIGWAITGIGMVFLAFSFQKLASHKPQIESGVFGYAKEGFGDFVGFCSAWGYWLSAMLANVSYLVIVFSTLGMLFDTPDNMIFGQGNTWVSILGASMLLWMVHALVLRGVQTAALINMVTTYAKLVPLVVFILCAMFAFSWDTFTIDFSGLHFGDAHTLWDQVKSTMLVTVWVFIGIEGAVVVSSRARNRKDIGRATILGLLTALSIYVLVTLLSMGVIKPTELAHYQNPSMAKVLTHILGPWGQYIISVGLLVSVCGAFLSWTVLASEAPYLCAKEKMFPASYAKLNKAGSPVKPLTLTNIWVQISLILVMFAGSTYDTLLIIASEMILVPYFLVGAYVLKLAITQKSRDSLLAVGIGATLYGLWLLYASGLNYLLLSAILYVPGLYFYIQAKKEQGINPFEGKEKLGAGVLSVAAVLAVGLLWQGTLHLSF; encoded by the coding sequence ATGAATAACAAACTTGGGTTGAGCTCTCTCACTGCGATCGTCATTGGTTCAATGATCGGCGCAGGCGTATTTAGCTTGCCACAAAACATGGCTTCTGTTGCAAGCCCTGCGGCAGTCATGATTGGCTGGGCGATTACTGGTATTGGCATGGTCTTTCTTGCATTCTCATTCCAAAAGCTGGCTTCTCATAAACCTCAGATTGAAAGCGGGGTGTTTGGCTATGCAAAAGAAGGCTTTGGAGATTTTGTCGGCTTCTGCTCTGCATGGGGTTACTGGCTAAGTGCGATGTTGGCCAACGTTTCTTATCTGGTTATTGTGTTTAGTACCTTAGGCATGCTGTTTGACACACCTGACAACATGATCTTTGGCCAGGGTAATACTTGGGTATCTATTTTAGGGGCATCCATGCTTTTGTGGATGGTACATGCATTAGTCCTACGTGGTGTGCAAACGGCCGCTTTGATTAATATGGTAACGACTTACGCGAAGCTTGTACCGCTGGTGGTGTTTATACTCTGTGCAATGTTTGCGTTTAGCTGGGACACATTTACGATTGACTTCAGTGGTCTCCATTTTGGTGATGCGCATACGCTATGGGATCAAGTAAAAAGTACTATGCTAGTGACAGTTTGGGTGTTCATTGGTATCGAAGGTGCGGTGGTAGTATCCAGTCGGGCTCGTAACCGCAAAGATATTGGACGTGCAACAATATTGGGGCTGCTGACTGCCTTATCTATCTATGTGTTGGTGACTTTGCTCTCTATGGGAGTCATTAAGCCAACAGAGTTGGCGCACTATCAAAACCCGTCAATGGCAAAAGTGCTGACTCATATTCTCGGGCCATGGGGTCAATACATAATCAGTGTCGGCTTGCTCGTGTCTGTGTGTGGTGCATTCTTGAGTTGGACGGTTTTAGCTTCAGAAGCACCTTATCTGTGTGCAAAAGAGAAAATGTTTCCGGCCAGTTATGCGAAGTTGAATAAAGCTGGTAGCCCGGTAAAGCCGCTAACCTTGACCAATATTTGGGTTCAGATCTCTCTGATCTTGGTGATGTTTGCGGGCAGCACGTACGATACCTTGTTGATCATTGCTTCTGAAATGATCTTAGTACCATATTTTTTGGTCGGTGCCTACGTACTCAAATTAGCAATAACACAAAAAAGCCGAGATAGCTTACTTGCTGTGGGCATTGGCGCTACGTTATATGGTCTGTGGCTACTGTATGCATCTGGGCTCAATTACCTACTTCTTTCGGCGATTCTTTATGTGCCTGGTCTGTATTTTTACATTCAGGCCAAGAAAGAGCAGGGGATCAACCCGTTTGAAGGTAAAGAGAAACTTGGTGCTGGTGTGTTGAGTGTAGCTGCTGTTTTGGCTGTCGGATTGCTTTGGCAAGGAACGCTTCATCTTTCATTTTAA
- the rarD gene encoding EamA family transporter RarD yields MSQERTGNWMAALSFLLWGLLPLYYQYLPNAALDELLTVRLAASVPFGILIVLFVTKKWPNFTAIFSDHRSLVITLLGSTLMSISWCAFTWAMTNDRVIDASLGFFISPLTMTALGVFVLGEKLSLGKKVALVLATAGLSYQVMQYGQIPVIALTMAIFFTLYGWCKKKIQYEWSTCLLVEALVLLPFALGYLTFKELTVGTESLNSGWSTFALYIGSAPATLVPLLFYSLAIRWTSMSTVGLMQYIEPSIQFLLAIYLFGEIFDEVKLISFSLIWTGLLFTIAESAKNRMILKRS; encoded by the coding sequence ATGTCACAAGAACGTACTGGTAACTGGATGGCTGCTCTTTCATTCCTTTTATGGGGATTGTTACCACTCTATTATCAATATTTGCCTAATGCGGCTTTGGACGAGTTACTCACCGTTCGACTAGCTGCCTCTGTACCCTTTGGTATACTGATCGTACTGTTTGTCACAAAAAAGTGGCCTAATTTTACAGCTATTTTTAGTGATCACCGCTCTTTAGTCATCACACTATTGGGCAGCACTCTAATGTCAATTTCTTGGTGTGCATTCACATGGGCGATGACAAATGATCGCGTGATTGATGCCAGTTTAGGCTTTTTCATCAGTCCACTAACAATGACAGCCTTGGGGGTATTCGTGTTAGGTGAAAAACTCTCACTTGGCAAAAAGGTGGCATTAGTATTAGCGACGGCAGGATTAAGTTATCAAGTCATGCAATATGGGCAAATACCTGTTATCGCACTGACTATGGCCATTTTCTTTACACTGTATGGTTGGTGTAAAAAGAAGATTCAATACGAATGGAGCACATGCCTGTTGGTCGAAGCCTTAGTGTTGCTGCCCTTTGCACTTGGCTATCTCACTTTCAAAGAACTCACTGTTGGTACTGAATCACTGAACTCAGGTTGGTCAACCTTTGCACTTTATATTGGCTCAGCTCCTGCAACCCTCGTTCCTTTGTTGTTTTACTCTTTAGCGATTCGTTGGACCAGTATGTCAACGGTCGGATTAATGCAATACATTGAACCGTCAATTCAATTTCTATTAGCAATATATCTCTTTGGTGAAATCTTTGATGAAGTCAAACTAATCAGCTTCAGCCTGATATGGACCGGTTTGCTTTTCACCATTGCAGAAAGTGCCAAAAACCGAATGATACTGAAACGCTCATAA
- a CDS encoding PilZ domain-containing protein yields the protein MSDFEQKRKFYRLKYPRRARPSVRISNELFHVTEVSEGGIRVVKNTFTNWYKGLAMSGTIHLHNNKQVTFEGNVLRFDQNEVIVKLRKGPSFKNMVEEQRHIRQKYPAYFSRPTTEVA from the coding sequence ATGAGTGATTTTGAACAAAAGCGTAAATTTTATCGATTGAAGTACCCAAGAAGAGCAAGGCCTTCAGTACGTATTTCTAACGAACTGTTTCACGTCACCGAAGTGTCTGAGGGTGGTATCCGAGTGGTAAAAAATACCTTTACCAATTGGTACAAAGGGTTAGCAATGTCTGGGACGATTCATTTGCATAACAACAAGCAAGTGACCTTTGAGGGCAATGTGCTACGATTCGACCAAAATGAGGTAATTGTTAAGCTCAGAAAAGGTCCATCTTTTAAGAATATGGTTGAAGAGCAGCGCCATATTCGCCAGAAGTACCCAGCGTATTTCTCTCGTCCAACGACTGAAGTGGCTTAA